The DNA region CGAAAAAATGTCATCTGTTCCCTTCACATGCTTCTAGTTAAAGTGATAACACTATCGAAAGAcgatccttatatatatataccttcgctctctatctatctatctatctctctctctctctctatatatatatatagagagagagatagatagatagagagCGAAGGATACCTACCAAAATGAAGGGTAAAAACTTACCTGACGTGGAAAATTCTATTAATATTAACTTATCCAAATAAAATTAATGGTGAATATTTAGCTCTAGCTGGTGCCACGgttgtttcttttcatctttcGTTGAGCTGAGGATTCATCGAAGACTACCTCTCTATCTTCTCACGATAGGGGTACGGTCTACATACACTATCTTTTCCAGACTCATTCGTGGGATTATACTGAATTTGTTGTTGGCGGTAGTGGTAAATATTTAGCTTTGTGACAAGGGAATGCTAAGACAACTTCTATCTAGGGGCGAATTTAAGGGGGGCGAAAGGTGGTTCATCCGAACCCCATTGGCAAAAAAATTATAATGTGCATATATATACGGCAAAATTCAGTTTAtacctctatatattatattttgaatccccttgacacGGCCCAAAAACATAGCTTAGTAGTCAAATGGATTTAAAACCTTTGTTATGTCACTAATTTAATTcccactctcttttatttttattttttactttttttttttgaacccctTAGCGAAAATTTTGCCTCCGCTATTAATAGATACAATTATACGTACCATCGCGATGCACCCAAGAGAGTTACCTGAcggtaaataaaaataaaaaaggtaaaaatcatagGAGATCAAAGTTAAAATTCCGACCGAGACCAAAAACACTAGCCATACTCCTGACTGCACTGCAAAAACTTACCTTACCATTGTGATTGCATGGTACTCAAGGAAGACCAAGAACTAAATCTTAATTATTCTTTTTTATGATGGAGTATCAGATCAGCTCGCATCTTGGCTAATCTCACGAGGAACTTGCTATCTCTCGCCAACACAACTACCGAAGTTTGAACAGATGAAAGAAAATCACCTAACGTTTTTTGTTTATTGACCACTAGGCGACACCCTTGAACGTAAAAAAAGGATCTTACTAGTgggtacaaaaataaaatataaaagataatTAATTTATCCACTTCTATGGTTTCCCTCGCACCATATTAAATTTATTGACGTAAATCCTAGAATCACAACAACCAACTAAAGATGGGGTGACCATGTACTGACATCAGCTGCCTTTGACCAGTGTGATTCAATTACCTAACCATAaagtttgaaaaaagaaaaaagaaaaaagagaggaaaaactacaACTCTTGGATCCTTGCTGTTATTTGAAGCATGCCACCAACAAAAAttctggtatttaagtggagaaagaTAGAGAGCAAGACTATTATCTACGAAATTTTGAACCGTGCTCTATTGCCCCTCAGGTATTCCTCGGCTATAAAAAAACACAAAGATTACATGCATGCAAGTGCAGAAAGGGTTCACCCGACCCCCCTGCAGAAACATATAAGTCAAAATTAGATTTGTACCTCTATATTATAATATTTTGAATCTCCTTGACACAACCCAAAAGCAGCATAGCTCAGTGGTCAAGGGGTTCCAAAATCTTTGCTAGATTGCTGGTTCAATTCCTATTTGCCACattctcttttaattttttaacttctttttttcaaCCCCTTAGCGGAAATCCTGCCTCCGCGCATATATTGACCTACATACAAGTGTATTTCCTATTATGGAACACCAATTAAAAGAATTATGATAGGGATACACTAAGATTGCACAAGTGAATTATGATAAACCTATAACTACAGTTAATATGTTGTCAAAATTTCTGCACCAGTTTTTGTAATCAAAATTGTATGTTCAAACTGAGCAGCAGGGCTACCATCAGCAGTCAGAGTTGTCCAGTTATCTTCCCATGTTACACATTCTGTGCTTCCCAATGTAAGAATAGGTTCTGCAATAAATACAACAGAGTGATGCAAAATTAGTACTCTCTTCACTTGCTGAAAGTGCAAAAAACAGACTACTGATAAAGGTATACATTGCATAGAAAAGTTAGTCTAGAAAGGAAGTAAAGTAACCAATCAAGTTCAACTTTCACAACTGATTTGTCTATTTTCCTTATTATAACTTGCAAGTGAACTCAGAAACATTTTGCAAAAATTGGAAATATAGACTGGAATGAGAAATAGAGAGgagcaaataaagaaaaaagtgCACAATCTAGTTCTACAGGATACTTGCTACCTCAGCACCGGGTAACACTATCAACCAAGGCTTGAACagatggaaagaaatcacctagtgtgtTGGTTTCTGCTGGGATTTACCCCAAAGAAAATTTTGGAAGAACTATTACTACACGAATTATAGTTTTGTGTTAAGGCCGTCGACATAGACATCAATGTCTAATCGATAAAAGTATCACTAGACAAATGTCTAATGTATAGCAGCTTGGCATTGTGGTGATTTTATAACCATCATGTCAATAAAtcacattttctatttttgacaaaaatataGCAGTTTGTTCTCCGATTTTCTCCCAGATAGAAGAGCTCTTTGATCACTCACTAAAATCAAATTTAGGATATAATCATTATCCTAATGCACTTACCAATGGTAAATGTTTGCCCTTCAACCATGGAGCCAGACTTGTCATTACCTGCCAAAACGGATTATATTAGGAAAACTAGTAACCAATAATACAACTTGAACATCTTTTGTCACACTCTGCAGTCAGTCAAAATATAATTTGTTATAGCTTTAGCATGCATTACCTAGAACTCGAGACCTAAAAAGTACTCCATAGTATAAAATTTAACACTAATTCTTGACATGTCGAACAGTTAAAGGGCAAATGTGTACAGGGACTAAACACGATGCTAGGAGAGGTAAATGACTATTCCTTTCTGAGTTTTATGCATCAAGTATTAAATCGACAAAACTCTTCCAGCACTTTCAGAACTTTTACTGGATGAACAGAACTGTGGTAGTAAATGTCAAAGTAAATGAAAATGAGAGTGACTTACGGTGATGATATATGAGTGGCTCAGAGTGAAATACTGTCCCAATACCGTGACCAACAAAACGATCTACAACACCGTAACCAAATTTTTCGGCATGTTCACTGAAACAAAATTCCAGAATGTTACATGTCCATGAAAGAATGTCAACAAAAGACAAAGTACATATCACAAGAAATAATATTAATTGTTTCGCCGCAATACTTTCTAAACACCAAATTGATTATTCAAAGTTTCAGCAAAAGCAGCGAATTTCACAAGTGTATAATCAAGGGACTGATATCTTAACAGGAAAAGTTCGACATGAATAGGAGTTAGTAAATAGAGAGAACATTGAAGCTTCAAAATATCCCAATCACCAAATAATGATCACAATGATACCATATTCAGAGAAGTACCTAATTCTCTTTCCTATCTTCCTAAAAAGAGCGCCATCTTTGCAAACAGCAATGCCTCTTTCCAAGCACTCCTCAGTTACCTGCCATGGTAAGATAACACAGATATGACTTCACAAGCATCGCATGATCAAAGTGATATCGATTTATATTGTTAATTGCTGATTTTGGATCTTAATTCTTAACAAGTATTAGCATAAGCAGGAGCTCTGTTCCAAATATCAGTGAACTGCTTAACTATTCAGAAGCAAACTTTATAAAGCTAAATGAACCAAAAGATTTATCATTCCTTCCATAGTTAATTTTTTTACCTTTACAAGGCGCTTTATGGATTCACTCACGTCGCCACAGAAAAAGGTTTTTGACGTATCTCCATGATAACCCTGAGAAAGGAACCGAGCGAGATCCTTACAAGGTTCATATGGAATTCAACAGCAGAACTTACAAGAAAAGCAATTGTCCTTCTAAATAAGTAAGAGTATAGATTGGCTAGCAGTAAAAAGGATAGTATATGTAACTCTATTACAATATATAACAGGGGAGTTGACAACTTACATTCAGATAAACTGTCACATCAATATTTATTATATCTCCATCCTGCACAGTAGATTAAGGTTTGTCCTGAAAAAACACACCGAAAGTTGAAGCAAGAGAATTGCATTTTAAAGTAACAACCTGTAGCTGGCGGGAGTCAGGTATTCCATGACACATACATTCATTGACAGATGTGCATACACTCTTTGGAAAGCCACCATAGCCTAAGGGGGAAGGATAAGCGCCAGCATCAATTATCATTTGGTGCACAGCTTTATCAATTTCATTTGTCGTTACTGATGGCTGATAAAttcaaggaaaaaaaaagaacataTAATTACATGTTAGAAGCTTCAAAGGAATTAAAAACTCGTAGACAAATAAGATATGATCTAAAACTCTTGCCGATAGAGATCTAATATTCATGccatttcttcattttgcatcGGATCTATGCCCATTTTGGAGAAAACATTTTACGAGAATCCATGGATGAGAAATTCCTAGTCTGATCTTTGTCAAAGTCAGCAATTTATCACCAGATGCAGATTTTCCAAACATATTTTAGTTGA from Nicotiana tabacum cultivar K326 chromosome 24, ASM71507v2, whole genome shotgun sequence includes:
- the LOC107812543 gene encoding methionine aminopeptidase 1B, chloroplastic isoform X1, producing the protein MALAISLSHATASSFNGEVKFLSSASQLKGKYPFNLPSKNANFTKQLVIYAKRLSGLEEALRIRRERELRSSTTAKRRPPLRRGRVSQQLPVPDDIPKPPYVGSRELPDITSEYQIHDVEGLARMRAACELAARVVDYAGTLVRPSVTTNEIDKAVHQMIIDAGAYPSPLGYGGFPKSVCTSVNECMCHGIPDSRQLQDGDIINIDVTVYLNGYHGDTSKTFFCGDVSESIKRLVKVTEECLERGIAVCKDGALFRKIGKRISEHAEKFGYGVVDRFVGHGIGTVFHSEPLIYHHRNDKSGSMVEGQTFTIEPILTLGSTECVTWEDNWTTLTADGSPAAQFEHTILITKTGAEILTTY
- the LOC107812543 gene encoding methionine aminopeptidase 1B, chloroplastic isoform X2, giving the protein MALAISLSHATASSFNGEVKFLSSASQLKGKYPFNLPSKNANFTKQLVIYAKRLSGLEEALRIRRERELRSSTTAKRRPPLRRGRVSQQLPVPDDIPKPPYVGSRELPDITSEYQIHDVEGLARMRAACELAARVVDYAGTLVRPSVTTNEIDKAVHQMIIDAGAYPSPLGYGGFPKSVCTSVNECMCHGIPDSRQLQDGDIINIDVTVYLNGYHGDTSKTFFCGDVSESIKRLVKVTEECLERGIAVCKDGALFRKIGKRISEHAEKFGYGVVDRFVGHGIGTVFHSEPLIYHHRNDKSGSMVEGQTFTIEPILTLGSTECVTWEDNWTTLTADGQYMRGGRISAKGLKKRS